A genomic window from Providencia alcalifaciens includes:
- a CDS encoding F0F1 ATP synthase subunit epsilon, protein MVAAMTYYLKVVSAEKQMFEGLVQKIQVTGSEGELGIYPQHTPLLTAIKPGMVRITKQFGEEELIYLSGGILEVQPTGVIVLADTAIRGKDLDEARAVEAKRKAEEHVRKAHGDVDYAQASAELAKAIAKLRVIELTKKLM, encoded by the coding sequence ATGGTAGCTGCAATGACATACTACCTGAAAGTAGTAAGCGCGGAAAAACAGATGTTTGAAGGCTTAGTACAAAAAATTCAGGTGACAGGTAGTGAAGGTGAGTTGGGGATTTATCCGCAGCATACCCCGCTGCTGACTGCCATAAAACCGGGCATGGTACGCATTACGAAGCAGTTTGGTGAAGAAGAACTAATTTACCTCTCCGGCGGTATCTTAGAAGTTCAACCAACAGGTGTTATCGTACTCGCTGATACAGCGATCCGTGGTAAAGATTTAGACGAAGCTCGTGCAGTGGAAGCTAAACGCAAAGCGGAAGAACATGTCCGCAAAGCACACGGCGATGTTGATTATGCTCAGGCATCAGCAGAACTTGCAAAAGCAATAGCGAAACTTCGAGTTATCGAGTTAACTAAAAAGCTTATGTAA
- the atpG gene encoding F0F1 ATP synthase subunit gamma — MAGAKEIRSKIGSVQNTQKITKAMEMVAASKMRKTQERMAASRPYAETMRSVIGHLALGNLEYKHPYLEEREVKRVGYLVVSTDRGLCGGLNVNLFKKLLADMKTWSEKNVQVDLALIGSKAVAFFGSVGGNVVSQVTGMGDNPTLSDLIGPVNSMLQAYDEGRLDKLYVVNNKFVNTMSQEPTILQLLPLPASDDETLKKKSWDYLYEPDPKALLDTLLRRYIESQVYQGVVENLASEQAARMVAMKAATDNGGNLIKELQLVYNKARQASITQELTEIVSGAAAV; from the coding sequence ATGGCCGGCGCAAAAGAGATACGTTCCAAGATTGGAAGCGTGCAAAACACGCAGAAGATCACTAAAGCGATGGAAATGGTCGCGGCGTCCAAAATGCGTAAAACGCAGGAACGCATGGCGGCCAGCCGTCCTTATGCAGAAACCATGCGCAGTGTGATTGGTCACCTTGCATTAGGTAATCTGGAATATAAGCACCCATATCTCGAAGAGCGCGAAGTTAAGCGCGTCGGGTATTTGGTTGTTTCAACAGACCGTGGTCTGTGTGGTGGTTTGAACGTTAACCTGTTCAAAAAACTGCTGGCAGACATGAAAACGTGGTCTGAGAAAAACGTTCAGGTTGATTTGGCTTTAATCGGTTCTAAAGCGGTAGCATTCTTCGGTTCTGTAGGCGGCAATGTCGTTTCACAAGTAACCGGAATGGGGGATAACCCAACCCTTTCTGACCTGATTGGCCCAGTTAACTCTATGCTACAAGCCTATGATGAAGGGCGTTTAGATAAACTGTATGTGGTGAACAATAAGTTCGTCAATACAATGTCTCAAGAGCCAACGATTCTTCAGTTACTGCCATTGCCTGCAAGCGATGACGAAACGCTGAAGAAGAAATCTTGGGATTATTTATATGAACCCGATCCTAAGGCGTTGCTGGATACCCTGCTGCGTCGTTATATCGAGTCGCAGGTTTATCAGGGCGTCGTTGAAAACCTAGCTAGTGAGCAGGCCGCTCGAATGGTAGCGATGAAAGCCGCTACAGATAACGGTGGAAACCTGATCAAAGAGTTGCAGTTGGTTTACAACAAAGCTCGTCAGGCCAGCATTACTCAGGAACTGACCGAGATCGTTTCTGGTGCTGCCGCGGTTTAA
- the atpD gene encoding F0F1 ATP synthase subunit beta encodes MATGKIIQVIGAVVDVEFPQDNVPKVYDALEVINGKEKLVLEVQQQLGGGVVRCIAMGTSDGLSRGLEVVNLEHPIEVPVGKATLGRIMNVLGEPIDMKGDIGEEERWSIHRAAPSYEELANSTELLETGIKVMDLICPFAKGGKVGLFGGAGVGKTVNMMELIRNIAIEHSGYSVFAGVGERTREGNDFYHEMTDSNVLDKVSLVYGQMNEPPGNRLRVALTGLTMAEKFRDEGRDVLLFVDNIYRYTLAGTEVSALLGRMPSAVGYQPTLAEEMGVLQERITSTQTGSITSVQAVYVPADDLTDPSPATTFAHLDATVVLSRQIASLGIYPAVDPLDSTSRQLDPLVVGQEHYDVARGVQSILQRYQELKDIIAILGMDELSEEDKLVVARARKIQRFLSQPFFVAEVFTGSPGKFVSLKDTIRGFSGILNGDYDHLPEQAFYMVGTIEEAVEKAKKL; translated from the coding sequence ATGGCTACTGGAAAGATTATCCAGGTAATCGGCGCCGTTGTGGACGTCGAGTTCCCTCAAGATAACGTACCAAAAGTGTACGATGCTCTTGAGGTTATTAACGGTAAAGAAAAACTGGTGTTGGAAGTTCAACAGCAGTTAGGTGGTGGTGTTGTCCGTTGTATCGCAATGGGTACATCAGACGGTCTGAGCCGTGGTTTAGAAGTTGTAAACCTAGAGCACCCAATCGAAGTACCAGTCGGTAAAGCAACACTGGGACGTATCATGAACGTTCTGGGTGAACCAATCGACATGAAAGGTGATATCGGCGAAGAAGAGCGCTGGTCTATTCACCGTGCTGCACCAAGCTACGAAGAGTTAGCTAACTCAACTGAACTGCTGGAAACCGGTATCAAAGTAATGGACTTAATCTGCCCATTCGCGAAAGGTGGTAAAGTAGGTCTGTTCGGTGGTGCGGGTGTTGGTAAAACAGTAAACATGATGGAACTGATCCGTAACATCGCGATTGAACACTCAGGTTACTCAGTGTTTGCCGGTGTTGGTGAGCGTACCCGTGAAGGTAACGACTTCTATCATGAAATGACCGACTCAAACGTTCTGGATAAAGTATCACTGGTTTATGGCCAGATGAACGAGCCACCAGGAAACCGTCTGCGTGTTGCGCTGACTGGTCTGACTATGGCTGAAAAATTCCGTGACGAAGGTCGTGACGTACTGCTGTTCGTTGACAACATTTATCGTTATACACTGGCAGGTACTGAAGTATCAGCACTGTTAGGTCGTATGCCATCAGCGGTAGGTTACCAACCAACGCTGGCGGAAGAGATGGGTGTTCTGCAAGAACGTATTACCTCAACTCAAACTGGTTCTATCACTTCCGTACAAGCGGTATACGTACCAGCGGATGACTTGACTGACCCATCACCAGCAACCACCTTTGCTCACTTAGACGCAACCGTAGTTCTGAGCCGTCAAATCGCATCTCTGGGTATCTACCCTGCGGTTGACCCTCTGGATTCTACCAGCCGTCAATTAGACCCACTGGTAGTTGGTCAAGAGCACTATGATGTTGCTCGTGGCGTTCAGTCTATTCTGCAACGTTACCAAGAACTGAAAGATATCATTGCAATTCTGGGTATGGATGAACTGTCTGAAGAAGACAAACTGGTTGTTGCTCGTGCTCGTAAGATCCAGCGCTTCCTGTCTCAACCATTCTTCGTTGCAGAAGTCTTTACCGGTTCACCAGGTAAGTTCGTTTCTCTGAAAGACACTATCCGTGGCTTCAGCGGCATCCTGAACGGTGATTACGACCACCTGCCAGAACAAGCGTTCTACATGGTTGGTACCATTGAAGAAGCTGTGGAAAAAGCGAAAAAGCTTTAA